One segment of Tindallia magadiensis DNA contains the following:
- a CDS encoding endonuclease MutS2: MNSKSIKLLEFPKIKKRLAELCLSDIGSELAEELKPKTDFYAIQALQKETAEAETIRLQKGSMPLSELKDVRGLLKRAELGSILDLSQLILIKKQLTTVRKCKAFMNTYGNKEHIPIFMANAQLLEMDRELEERLENCIISETELSDHASPALKQIRRKIQQKNEGIRSKLNSFIQSSKNQKYLQEAIITIRQERFVVPVKQEYKSMVPGMVHDQSSSGATLFIEPMPIVEMNNALKELKISEGIEIDRILLELTAEVASIADMLRRNQETMQKMDFMMAKGELAVQMKAIEPDLVRERQIHLKNARHPLLKDQEVVPITVKLGDPQHALVITGPNTGGKTVTLKTVGLFVLMTQSGLHLPADVGSRMGIFDEVFADIGDEQSIEQSLSTFSSHMKNIVEILSNVTENSLVLLDELGAGTDPTEGAALAMSILTYLINKRSLVLATTHYSELKQYALMNNETENASVEFDIKTLSPTYRLLIGIPGKSNAFEISLKLGLDQNIIEQAKTFLTKDSIDFEDVLRSIEENKTLAEAESEKAIQLRRQLLERERIISERENKIQIHQDELIAKAKKEAYQLVEDAKKEADRLIEEIRKIREQSTVVTGNKSAERVRSQLREKMSELEVDGSYNLLGESTDMEEANKPVKEGDEVKIPSLNQTGSVISIDHDKKEALVQIGVMKMSLPIKKLVKTYREQQKNKKGLQRIIQHKTEHTIKECDIRGKDLEEALYIVDKYLDDSFLSGHEEITIIHGVGTGVLKQGIQKKLKKHRLVQRYRDGVYGEGGAGVTIVKFNRS; encoded by the coding sequence ATGAACTCCAAATCCATAAAATTACTTGAGTTTCCTAAAATAAAAAAAAGATTGGCTGAGCTGTGCCTATCAGATATAGGCTCGGAATTAGCTGAAGAGTTAAAACCCAAAACAGATTTTTACGCTATTCAAGCGTTACAAAAAGAAACGGCAGAAGCTGAAACGATTCGGTTACAAAAAGGTAGTATGCCTTTATCTGAGTTAAAAGACGTACGGGGGCTGCTTAAAAGGGCGGAGCTAGGGTCGATATTAGATTTAAGCCAGTTAATTTTAATAAAAAAACAACTTACGACAGTGAGAAAATGCAAAGCATTTATGAATACTTATGGAAATAAAGAGCACATACCGATTTTTATGGCGAATGCTCAATTATTAGAAATGGATAGAGAGCTGGAAGAACGACTTGAAAACTGTATTATAAGTGAAACGGAATTATCAGATCATGCTAGTCCTGCTCTAAAGCAAATCAGAAGAAAAATACAGCAGAAAAATGAAGGGATTCGTTCAAAATTAAATAGTTTTATTCAATCCAGTAAAAATCAAAAATATTTACAAGAAGCAATTATTACCATTAGGCAGGAACGGTTTGTAGTTCCCGTAAAGCAAGAGTATAAATCAATGGTTCCAGGAATGGTCCATGATCAATCTTCTTCAGGTGCTACATTATTTATTGAACCAATGCCGATTGTAGAAATGAACAATGCCTTAAAAGAACTAAAAATAAGTGAAGGGATTGAAATCGATAGGATATTGTTAGAGCTAACAGCTGAAGTTGCTTCAATAGCCGATATGTTAAGGCGAAATCAGGAAACGATGCAAAAGATGGACTTTATGATGGCAAAGGGAGAACTGGCTGTTCAGATGAAAGCCATAGAACCCGATTTAGTGAGAGAGAGACAAATACACTTAAAAAATGCCAGACACCCCTTACTAAAAGATCAAGAAGTAGTTCCTATTACGGTAAAATTAGGTGATCCACAGCATGCACTTGTTATCACTGGACCAAATACAGGTGGAAAAACAGTTACCTTAAAAACCGTGGGATTATTTGTTTTGATGACACAAAGTGGACTACATTTACCGGCAGATGTTGGTAGTCGGATGGGTATTTTTGACGAAGTTTTTGCAGATATAGGTGATGAGCAAAGCATTGAACAAAGTCTAAGTACCTTTTCTTCACATATGAAAAACATCGTAGAGATACTTAGTAATGTTACTGAAAATTCTTTGGTATTATTAGATGAGTTAGGAGCGGGTACGGATCCAACAGAGGGTGCGGCACTAGCAATGTCTATTCTTACCTATTTAATCAATAAACGCTCACTTGTTTTAGCTACAACACACTACAGCGAGTTAAAGCAATATGCTTTAATGAATAATGAAACGGAAAATGCTTCTGTAGAATTCGATATTAAAACATTGAGTCCTACTTATCGACTGCTCATTGGAATACCGGGGAAGTCAAATGCATTTGAAATATCATTAAAGCTAGGTTTGGATCAAAATATTATTGAACAAGCAAAAACATTTTTAACGAAAGACAGCATTGATTTTGAAGATGTATTAAGGTCAATCGAAGAAAATAAAACCTTGGCAGAGGCTGAATCAGAAAAGGCAATACAATTAAGAAGACAACTTTTAGAACGCGAGAGAATTATTTCTGAGCGTGAAAATAAAATACAAATACATCAGGATGAATTGATTGCAAAAGCGAAGAAAGAAGCGTATCAGTTGGTGGAAGACGCTAAGAAAGAAGCGGACAGGTTGATTGAAGAAATAAGAAAGATAAGAGAACAATCGACTGTGGTAACTGGAAATAAATCGGCAGAGAGAGTGAGAAGTCAACTGAGAGAGAAGATGTCAGAATTAGAAGTAGATGGCTCCTATAACCTGTTGGGTGAATCGACTGATATGGAAGAAGCAAATAAACCAGTAAAAGAAGGGGATGAAGTAAAGATTCCTTCACTTAATCAAACAGGATCGGTAATCTCTATTGATCATGACAAAAAAGAAGCTTTGGTACAAATAGGCGTGATGAAGATGTCATTACCAATCAAAAAACTGGTTAAAACATACCGGGAACAACAAAAAAATAAAAAAGGGCTTCAACGGATTATACAACATAAAACAGAGCATACGATAAAAGAGTGTGATATAAGGGGAAAAGACTTGGAAGAGGCCTTGTATATTGTGGATAAATACTTAGATGATTCATTTCTCAGCGGGCATGAAGAAATTACAATTATTCATGGTGTCGGGACAGGTGTTTTGAAGCAAGGAATTCAAAAAAAACTGAAGAAACATAGACTGGTACAGCGTTATAGGGATGGAGTTTATGGCGAAGGCGGTGCTGGAGTTACCATTGTGAAATTTAATAGATCTTGA
- a CDS encoding DUF523 domain-containing protein — MIAVSACLMGIPCRYDGKAKYSPQIIGKLKDKEIIAICPEVLGGLPVPRKPVEIMNGTGSQVLRGEKKVYDKEGKDLTSFFLKGARLTLQLLQIHEVKMACLKENSPSCGVNYVYDGKFRNQKLKGSGITSSMLVSNGIDVFSEYEIARIR; from the coding sequence ATGATTGCAGTTAGTGCCTGTCTTATGGGTATTCCTTGTCGATACGATGGGAAAGCCAAGTATTCTCCTCAAATAATAGGCAAGCTTAAGGATAAAGAAATAATTGCAATCTGTCCGGAAGTATTAGGAGGTTTACCAGTTCCTAGAAAACCGGTAGAAATTATGAATGGCACTGGTAGTCAAGTGCTTAGAGGAGAAAAAAAGGTATATGATAAAGAAGGAAAAGATCTAACATCTTTTTTCTTGAAAGGTGCTAGATTGACCTTGCAACTATTACAAATACATGAAGTCAAGATGGCTTGTTTAAAGGAGAATAGCCCTTCTTGTGGGGTGAACTACGTTTACGACGGTAAATTCCGCAACCAAAAGTTAAAGGGTTCTGGAATAACAAGCTCTATGCTAGTTTCTAATGGAATTGACGTATTCAGTGAATACGAAATAGCGAGAATAAGATAA
- a CDS encoding GerMN domain-containing protein, which produces MLNYSSLQKVLCFLIIISVVFFTGCRNNDADTEETEQETPQSEAQSEQESETKQESDESDEGKNNDRIQYVLYLKHQDQPFVFSDSYQIASTDERLQNKSLSLFVLEELLKQEGIGELINPIPKETEILSVENDGRTAVVNLSEDFVQNISGTHEDIEATIAVIVNSLITLPENDRVRLLIDGNQVDQIQGLPVQEEYEFITSYYPDK; this is translated from the coding sequence ATGTTAAATTATTCCAGCTTGCAGAAAGTACTATGTTTTCTTATAATAATTTCTGTTGTTTTCTTTACTGGGTGTAGAAATAACGATGCTGACACGGAAGAAACAGAACAAGAAACACCTCAATCAGAAGCACAAAGTGAACAAGAATCTGAAACAAAACAAGAATCTGATGAATCTGATGAAGGGAAGAATAATGATCGAATACAGTATGTGTTATACTTAAAACATCAGGATCAGCCCTTTGTATTTTCAGATTCCTATCAAATAGCTTCTACCGATGAACGACTTCAAAATAAAAGTTTATCCCTGTTCGTCCTTGAGGAATTGTTAAAACAGGAAGGGATCGGAGAACTTATCAATCCTATTCCTAAAGAAACGGAGATCTTATCTGTCGAAAATGATGGTAGGACGGCTGTTGTAAACTTATCCGAAGATTTTGTTCAGAATATATCCGGTACTCATGAGGATATTGAGGCTACTATCGCCGTGATTGTTAACAGTTTAATAACATTGCCAGAAAATGACCGAGTCCGACTACTGATTGACGGTAATCAAGTTGATCAGATTCAAGGACTGCCAGTTCAAGAAGAATATGAGTTTATTACCAGTTATTATCCAGATAAATAA
- the argS gene encoding arginine--tRNA ligase yields the protein MNPFKQMIAENIAESLEHPSAQEIVQWIEKPPTSDLGDYAFPCFKLSKTLKKAPQSIALELSEAIKMDDMFSKTEAIGGYLNFYFDRKKLAEKVLSEVLSQKEKFASSNEGAAKTICIDFSAPNIAKPFHVGHLRSTVIGNSLYKIYSHMGYKCVGINHLGDWGTQFGKVIVAYKNWGSQERIEKEPIQGLLDLYVKFHDESEKKPELEDEAREWFVKMEQGDEEALSLWKWFSEETIKELKKIYSLLGVHFDHYTGESFYNNKMKPVLDELHQKNLLEDSQGAILVNLESYNMPPCLVQKKDGSTLYATRDITAAIYRKKTFDFTKCLYLTDYSQNLHFAQWFKVIELMDYEWAADLEHVPFGRVTHEGRRIQSRKGTVVLLEEVIEGAIERVFNIIEEKNPELPNKKEVAVDVGVGAVIFNDLSHNRIKDISFSWDTAFSFDGETGPYVQYTHARAVSVLRKAGIDLEEKTFQIEGSYLEDEVSNQVIRQLETFEDSIRDAMSKNEPSILTRHIVDLAQSFNRFYHDHPILVEDVKVKEARLALVASVKEVLKLGLSLLGIKAPDRM from the coding sequence ATGAACCCCTTTAAACAAATGATTGCTGAAAACATAGCAGAGAGCTTAGAACACCCATCTGCTCAAGAGATTGTGCAATGGATAGAAAAACCACCGACAAGCGATTTAGGTGATTATGCGTTTCCTTGCTTTAAATTGTCTAAAACATTGAAAAAAGCACCCCAAAGTATTGCTTTAGAATTGTCAGAAGCGATAAAAATGGATGATATGTTTTCAAAAACAGAAGCTATCGGTGGGTACTTGAATTTTTATTTTGATAGAAAAAAACTGGCAGAAAAAGTGTTGAGTGAAGTTCTGAGTCAAAAAGAAAAATTTGCATCCAGTAATGAAGGTGCAGCTAAAACAATCTGTATCGATTTTTCTGCACCAAATATTGCGAAACCCTTTCATGTTGGTCATTTGCGGTCAACAGTTATTGGGAATTCTTTATATAAAATATATAGTCATATGGGTTATAAGTGCGTTGGAATTAATCATCTTGGGGATTGGGGAACTCAATTTGGAAAGGTAATCGTTGCTTATAAAAATTGGGGAAGTCAGGAGAGAATTGAAAAAGAGCCAATCCAAGGACTGTTAGATCTTTACGTAAAATTCCATGATGAATCCGAAAAAAAACCGGAACTGGAAGATGAAGCGAGAGAATGGTTTGTGAAAATGGAACAAGGTGATGAGGAAGCACTGTCTTTATGGAAATGGTTTAGTGAAGAAACCATTAAAGAACTGAAAAAAATATACAGTTTACTAGGTGTTCATTTTGATCATTATACTGGCGAAAGTTTCTACAACAACAAAATGAAACCTGTTTTGGATGAGTTGCATCAAAAAAATCTACTAGAAGATAGTCAAGGTGCCATTTTAGTAAATCTAGAATCTTACAATATGCCTCCTTGTTTAGTCCAGAAAAAGGATGGTAGTACCCTTTATGCAACTCGTGATATAACAGCAGCAATCTACCGAAAAAAAACCTTTGACTTTACAAAGTGCTTGTATCTAACGGACTATTCTCAAAATCTTCATTTTGCACAATGGTTTAAGGTAATAGAATTAATGGATTATGAGTGGGCGGCTGACTTAGAACATGTTCCCTTTGGAAGAGTAACTCATGAAGGAAGAAGAATTCAAAGTAGAAAAGGAACAGTAGTATTACTGGAAGAAGTTATAGAAGGTGCGATAGAGAGAGTTTTTAATATTATTGAGGAAAAGAACCCGGAATTGCCTAACAAAAAAGAAGTTGCGGTTGATGTAGGAGTTGGGGCGGTTATTTTTAACGATTTAAGTCATAATCGAATTAAAGATATTTCTTTTTCATGGGATACAGCTTTTAGTTTTGATGGAGAGACGGGTCCTTATGTTCAGTATACACATGCGAGAGCTGTAAGTGTATTAAGAAAAGCAGGCATAGATTTGGAAGAAAAAACATTTCAAATAGAGGGTTCTTATTTGGAAGATGAAGTTTCTAATCAGGTAATAAGGCAATTAGAAACCTTTGAAGATTCTATCAGGGATGCGATGAGCAAAAATGAACCTTCAATTTTAACAAGGCATATAGTGGATTTAGCCCAGAGTTTTAACCGTTTTTATCATGATCATCCAATTTTAGTAGAGGATGTTAAGGTAAAAGAAGCTCGGTTAGCACTGGTTGCTTCCGTTAAAGAAGTTCTTAAACTGGGGTTAAGTTTGTTAGGGATTAAAGCACCAGATCGAATGTAA
- a CDS encoding zinc dependent phospholipase C family protein, with protein sequence MIPQTHVIIANEIYHEVNRTLNVTLDKTQLVYGSIKPDIFSGIPKLKHFKPQSFDVICDEIQTISNSTLTNNQPYMSYLSQKIGVITHYIADYFCIPHNDRATYQNHFWEHLKYEGLLHKSFKEKAPFQTHAFELNQNINFTDLTQIKSYLDHLHARYEANEESMDNDVNSSLFAVKSISLLMLQHALSYKEIYKVAA encoded by the coding sequence TTGATACCGCAAACGCATGTTATTATTGCCAATGAAATATATCATGAAGTTAACCGTACCTTGAACGTTACTCTTGATAAAACTCAACTTGTTTATGGAAGCATAAAGCCTGATATCTTCTCTGGAATTCCTAAACTCAAACACTTCAAGCCACAATCCTTTGATGTTATTTGTGATGAAATTCAAACCATATCCAATAGCACATTAACGAATAACCAGCCATATATGTCCTACTTATCACAAAAAATCGGTGTTATTACGCATTATATTGCTGACTATTTCTGCATCCCTCATAATGATCGAGCTACCTATCAGAATCATTTTTGGGAGCATCTAAAATATGAAGGATTATTACACAAAAGCTTCAAAGAAAAAGCACCTTTTCAGACTCATGCTTTTGAACTCAACCAAAATATTAACTTCACAGATCTAACCCAGATTAAAAGTTATTTAGATCATTTACATGCGCGCTATGAAGCTAATGAAGAGAGTATGGATAATGATGTCAACAGTTCTCTTTTTGCTGTTAAATCCATTTCTTTACTAATGCTTCAACATGCTTTAAGTTATAAAGAGATCTATAAAGTTGCTGCATAA